TCTCGGGCAACACTTTTTCCAGCGTACCCAAGGCCATCGAAGTGGGCGAATTGCCGAACTCCAGCATTCTGTTCGGCAACAATCTGCTCACTGACGCCCCGAGTGAGCACGAGCAACTGCCGAAGACGGGCGTCAACAACAATCTCACTTCGCCATAGGCAACTTGGGAAGCGACTTTTTCCAAGCTGATAGTTTTTCGCCCATCTCGACGGCACGCTCGAGTTCAAACTTCACTTCGTTAAGCATTTCCGTTTCTCGCGCCAGGTTGTAGAGCTCAGCTCCGCTACCATCGGCTTGCATCAACAACTTCCAGCCATTGTGCAGCATTGCTAGGGGTGGGCTTCGATCCGCTCCAGCCGGGTACTTAAAGCTGGTTTCGTTTCTTCCGTACTCCCAATACAGCGGTTGCTCGCGCGGAATAGGTTTGCCGAAAAACGACGAGACCATGTTTTCGCCATCCAGCTTGAGCTTGGGCGGAATCTGTGCCTGGGCGATATGCGCTAATGTGGGGAGCAGATCGATTCCGCATAACACCGATTGATTGTCGACTACTGTCGCTGGCACCTGTCCTGGCCAGCGGACGATCAGCGGCACACAGAGGCCGCCTTCGTACAGACTCAACTTGCTTCCCCTCAGTTTGCTGCCGCCGCGAATCTTGGTCGTTCGTCGCGCCTGAAACGTGGGGAGCGGGCCGTTGTCGGAGAGAAACAGGAGGAGGGTGTTTTTCGGGAGACCATCCATCAGGCGGCCGATCTGCCAGTCCATTTCCGTGAGCACGCGTTCGAGCTTTTTAGGAGTGGCACCCATCGCCTCTGCTTTGCCGGGAATGGGCTCGGGAACCCACGGTGTGTGCGGATCGTCGAGCCACAAGTTGACGAAGCAAGGCTGATTGGGATGTTTCGCAACAAACTCCAGCGTGCGATCGACGAAGAACTTCGTCCTGTCCCAGCGTTTCACTTCATCCTTGTCGGACCAGATCCAATTGGTTGCCGTAATTTTGGGATGAGGTTCCGGGCTCTCATAAGTGCCGATGCCGACGTCGTACCCATACTCGGCAAACTTCGGTGGATTCACCACATCGCGACCGCCGCCGAGATGCCACTTCCCCACGTGAGCCGTGGCATAGCCGGCACCCTTCAGGATTCTCGGCAATGACGGTGCAACTGGATCGAGAAAGTCCGCCTGTTCACATTCACGATTTCCTTTCCGCTCCTGCAAAAAGCTCGTGATGTTCCAGCGGGCTGGATACTGCCCGGTGATGATACCGCACCGCGCGGGGGAACAGATTGGTGCGGGGCTGTAGTACTGCGTGAAGCGGGTTCCGTCGCGCGCCAATCGATCGAGGTTCGGCGTCTCGGCAATATCGCCACCGTAGCAACTCAGATCGCCCGGCCCCAGATCATCGGCCAGGACAAGCACAATGTGAGGCTGCGGTTCGGCTGCATGGCTCGCGTGAACGAAGATCGAACCCAGCGCAACGACGGCAATAATGATGGCAATCGTAAGTCGGCGCTGCATCTTTATTCACTCGCTTTGGCTTGGCCCGCCGGGCGCTGATTGGCTTTGATCTCGGCGAGATGCTTTTCGGCGGCTGTTTTCAATCGCTCTACAATTTCAGGATTTTCCGCAGCCACGTTCGTGGTTTCGGCCAGGTCTTTGGTCAGGTTGTACAGCGAAGGACCGACAAGTGCTTCCCCTTTTTTCTTCTTGTTTCCCAGGGCCGGAATTCCACCCAGGAACAGTTTCCATTCGCCAGTGCGGATACCCACGAGTTGACTGCCACCGTTGAAATAAAGGTGCGTATCGCGAACCGCCGGCGCATCTTTGGTAAACATTAGCGAGGTGATATCGCGGCCATCGAGCACGCGGTCGGTTGGCACTTGAGCACCCACAATCTTCGCGAGTGTGGGAAGCATGTCGATGTTCCCAGCAATTTGATTGCAGCTGCTGCCAGCTTCAATCTTTCCCGGCCAGCGCATGATGCAGGGCTCGCGCACACCACCTTCGAACGACGTTCCCTTATTACCTCGCAACGGCGCGGCAGTTCTGGCTGCGGGGCCATTGTCCGACGTAAAGATCACCAGCGTGTTGTCGTCGAGCTTCAGCTCTTGCAGCGTTTGCATGATCTGTCCGACGGACCAATCGATCTCTTCGATAGTGTCACCGATGAGTCCCATTTTGCTCTTTCCCTTGAAATCGGCTGAGGCAAAGAGGGGGAAGTGAATCATGCTGTGCGGCAGGTAGAGGAAGAACGGATTATCCTTTTGCTCGCGAATGAGCTTGACCGCTTCTTCGGTATAGCGCTTTGTCAGTTGCGATTGATCGGGCTCGGTCTCGACGATCTTGTCGTCTCTCATCAGCGGCAGAGGTGGGAAGTTAGGCCTGGCCGGTTTCTGGCCCATGTCGTTGCTGTAGGGAATGCCAAAGTACGAATCGAAGCCTTGCTTCGTCGGCAAGAACTCGGGCTGAAAACCCAAGTGCCACTTGCCGATCGCTTTGGTTGCGTATCCCTTTTGCTTGGCAATATCACCCAGCGTGACTTCGTCGGGATGCAACCCGACCGTGCTATTAGGAAACAGCACACCCGGCACCGACACCCGCACGTTGTAGCAACCCGTCATCAGGCATGCCCGCGACATGGAGCAGACAGGCGTGGCATAAAACGAAGTGAACT
Above is a window of Anatilimnocola aggregata DNA encoding:
- a CDS encoding sulfatase-like hydrolase/transferase, coding for MQRRLTIAIIIAVVALGSIFVHASHAAEPQPHIVLVLADDLGPGDLSCYGGDIAETPNLDRLARDGTRFTQYYSPAPICSPARCGIITGQYPARWNITSFLQERKGNRECEQADFLDPVAPSLPRILKGAGYATAHVGKWHLGGGRDVVNPPKFAEYGYDVGIGTYESPEPHPKITATNWIWSDKDEVKRWDRTKFFVDRTLEFVAKHPNQPCFVNLWLDDPHTPWVPEPIPGKAEAMGATPKKLERVLTEMDWQIGRLMDGLPKNTLLLFLSDNGPLPTFQARRTTKIRGGSKLRGSKLSLYEGGLCVPLIVRWPGQVPATVVDNQSVLCGIDLLPTLAHIAQAQIPPKLKLDGENMVSSFFGKPIPREQPLYWEYGRNETSFKYPAGADRSPPLAMLHNGWKLLMQADGSGAELYNLARETEMLNEVKFELERAVEMGEKLSAWKKSLPKLPMAK
- a CDS encoding sulfatase family protein, which encodes MPKLLFRSIPCCTFLALIAAWVSAFTLLATGAEQSSSGRSPNVILIFIDDMGYADIGPFGNTEVKTPHLDKFAKEGMKFTSFYATPVCSMSRACLMTGCYNVRVSVPGVLFPNSTVGLHPDEVTLGDIAKQKGYATKAIGKWHLGFQPEFLPTKQGFDSYFGIPYSNDMGQKPARPNFPPLPLMRDDKIVETEPDQSQLTKRYTEEAVKLIREQKDNPFFLYLPHSMIHFPLFASADFKGKSKMGLIGDTIEEIDWSVGQIMQTLQELKLDDNTLVIFTSDNGPAARTAAPLRGNKGTSFEGGVREPCIMRWPGKIEAGSSCNQIAGNIDMLPTLAKIVGAQVPTDRVLDGRDITSLMFTKDAPAVRDTHLYFNGGSQLVGIRTGEWKLFLGGIPALGNKKKKGEALVGPSLYNLTKDLAETTNVAAENPEIVERLKTAAEKHLAEIKANQRPAGQAKASE